CCTTGTAGCTGAAACTGTTGGCGATCGATCCCAATAGATCGGGCACCGCAGAATCTCCGGTATAGGCCCTCTCGGTCTCCCGCCAGTTGTTAGTGGTCATCTGGTTTCCATTGGCATCCAGCACCGGTACGCTCTCACCGTTCTCATCCAGTTCGTACATCAGAAAAAGTTGATTCCCATTGTCAGGATCTACCCCAGCGATCTTCCACAAAAAGAAATCGAACCGGGACCGTCCTTCGGCCCATCTCGCCTCATCTTGGATGAAAGGGGTCGGCAGACTGGTAATCTCGTTGTTGAACGTGGACCCCTGTAGGGTAAGGTCCCACCTGAAGTCGCCTGTGTTGATAAGGTGTGTGGTCAGGCCTATCTCCCAACCCTCGTTGAACATGTCCCCCGTATTTGAAGGAAATGAGTTTATCCCGTTACTGGGCGCTATGGGAAGGTCGATGAGCAAGTCGGAGGAGTTCCTCCTGTAATATTCCACCGTACCCTCCAAAAAGTTGTCGAACAGCGCGAACTCCAATGCCACATCATAGTTCTCAAGCGTTTCCCATCTTAAGATCGAATTGCCCAAATCCGTGAATATGGCCCCAGGGGCTGCGGCATTGGAGATGATGGTGAACCTGGGCTGGGATATGAAAAAGTCATCCACAAAAACTCCAAATGTATTCACACTTCCCAAGGCATCGTTGCCTACTTCACCATAAGACGCTCTTAATTTTAAACTATTGACAAAGGACACGTTCTCCATGAACTTCTCCTGGTCGATCCTCCAAGAACCTCCTAAGGAGAAGAAAGTACCCCATCTAGAATCACGTTCGAAGACGGATGAGCCGTCCCGTCTTACCGAAGCACTTAGATAATACTTATTATCATAGTTATAGTTGGTTCTCAAAAAGTACCCCTCAAGGCCTTTTTCCGTGGTGAGTCCATCCAAATCCACAATATTTGAGAAGTTGGCAAATTCAAAGATCCCGCTCGCCGTCTGTACGGTGGCCAAACCTTCATTCTGTGAAAAGGTCCTTCGAAAGCTCTCATGGCCAGCTGTGATGTCCAGGTTGTGGTTGCCGAAACTCTTGACATAGGTCAGGATTTGGTTAAAGTTCTCTACTTCCCTCCTGGCTCGCTCCTCACTGTACCTACCATCCGGCTGGGCATCCCCTATAATTTCATTTTCATACTCCTTTTCAAGTTCTTCATTGATGTCCCTGCCGTAGTTCAGTCTTAGGTTGAGCCCGTTGAGGATCTCCCAGTCCGCAAAGAACCGGAAGCCGTAGGTGTTATCACGGTCACGCTCGTCGTTCAAGAGAAGCTCCTGGAGTGCATGGCGGCCCTGGTTAATGGGTCTGGAGCCGATATTGAACTCAGCGAATCCTTCTCCATTGTCGAACACGAGTTCCCCGAACTCGTCCCTTACAAGGTTCCCCTGTAAATCGTTCACATAGACGGGATAGACCGCACCCACGTTGTTAGCAAAACCGAAGGGGTTTACTATGCTGTTTTGCCCCGCAGAACTGGGACCTACGGCCTCTGCAATGGTGATGTTGGCACTACCACCCATCTTGATGCGGTCACTGACATCGAACTCTGCGTTCAGACGGGCCGTCAGCCGCTCAAAGCTCGATGTGACCGCAAACCCCTCTTCATTAAGGTAGGATGCCGAGAAGAACACCTTGTGGTCCTCCCCACCACCGGAGACGTTCACATTGTAATTCTGTCTGACACCGGTGCGCTCCAACACATCGAACCAGTCCAGGCTTTGATAAATAACCTCGGCGTTCGGATTTATCCTTCCGTCCGTCCCCACAATCTGATCGTTGGGCACATTGAACGGGTTATACCCCAATTGGTTGTATATGTTCGCGGAGGCAAAGGCGGGATCGCCGCCACCGGCCGATGAGTTCTTTAGGGCTTCCCACATGATTTCGTAATATTGCTCGGGACCGATCCTGTCAAACGGGGGAACCGCCCTGGTTACGAGACCGTACTGCATCGAGGCAGTTACCTGTGTACCCCCTCTGGTTCCGCTCTTGGTGGTGATGATCACCACTCCGTTGGCAGCCCTGGAACCGTACAGTGCCGTGGAGGCCGCATCCTTCAATATGGTAAAGGATTCTATATCCTCCTGGTTGATGGTGTTCAGGTTGCCCTCGAACTGAATCCCGTCAACAATGAATAAAGGATCGGTATCTCCTGTCAATGTTCCCACACCACGTATCACTATGTTTGGTGTGGAACCGGGCTGACCGTTGGTCGAGGTGAACTGCACCCCCGTTGCCCGACCCTCGATGGCGGCTATGGGGGACGTGACATTCCTTATGGCCAAATCCTCGGCCCCCAAAACGCTTGCTGAGCCCGTAAAGGCCTCTTTTGTAGTGGTACCATAAGCGGTCACGATTACCTCGTCAAGGGATTCGACATCCTCCTCCATCTGCACATTGATGGTATTGGCGGTGCCAATCGTCCTCTCTACGGTGACCTGGCCGATGTAGCTGAACTGCAGCACCTGCCCCTGGCTGGCGATAATGGTATAATTACCATCAAAATTGGTCTGTGTCCCATTGGTGGTGCCCAACACCACAATGGAAACACCCGGTAATACGAGACCGTCCTGGTTCGTTACATTACCCGAAATAGTTTTTTCTTGAGAAAAAGAAAAAGACATTGTCAACACCAGAAGTAGCGTCAACATCCAAGTTAACTTTGATTTCATAGAAAATAGTTCTGTTAGTTATTATGTATGAGTTAGAACAATTGAAAAAGGAGGGTGGGAAAAGCAGGTAATAGTTGATCAAAAAATGAAAACAAAACGTGATCTTGAATCTTTTGAGAGAGCCTTTCACCACCCTATTTTGCAATTGTGCTTCAAAGAAAGCTAAGTGTGCAGCCGAAGAGGTTTAGATGTGTAATTGTTTACTTAATTCAGGTGGAAATGTTTACCCATATATTCCCTGGGTGTACACCCAAAGCTCTTTCTAAAGGCCTTATTGAAGGTAACTTTATTGTTGAAGCCTACCTGATAAATAATTTCCGTTATGGAGGTATGCCGATTTTGTTCAAGCAAAAATGCAGCTTCTTTTATCCTAAATTCGTTAATAAAACTGTTGAAGTCCTTTCCAAAGGATTGATTGATTACCTGAGAAGTTTGGTTATTGGATAAACCTATCCTTTTCGCTACATCCGAGAGTTTCAGATTTGGATTGAGGTACGTTTTTTCATTTTCGATAATTTGCACCATTTTCTCCCCGAAATCCTCTACCAATTCATTGGAAAGCCCAGAACTACTATACTTTTCCCTGTTTTTTTTGGATTTTATCCGAGTCGATTTGGATTTTGCATGGTTTTTTGAAGTCTCTCCTGTTTGAAATGTCCAAGTCCCTTTGTAGAATAGACGATAAAAGACCAGGGAAATCAACCCCATTTGAATGATGATGACCATCAAAAAAACAGTATTTAGGCTTATAGAAGTGTCCATATGGGCATTTATTGGTGTTTCTGGCTAAAAGGACCATGCAATCAATTGGATTTCGACCTATTAAAATGGAAAAATAAAGAGCCCACACTCGAAAGAATGGAAGCCGTTCTTATACATTCTCTGGAATACCGATTGATTCGTCAGGTCCTTGGACCTAATTCCCTACAACTGGGAATTAAGCCAGCTTCTCGTTTGTTTATTAATTACAAGTTAGTTTGGAAGGACGTCGGGACTATTCTGATTCGGTGAATCCAAATAATACAATGGAAGGTTTTAATATTTTTTTAGTAAAACAAAACGAATCGAATCATTCGTGACCATCCAAGAGAAGTATTTTGTTCTTGAACTTTTTTTGGCTATTGTGTGTGAATTGTCACCTTTTGCGACACCCTCGGCACACGAAAAGCGCAGGGGTTAGCCCTTTCCACAATTATGGATGTCTCGCAAATAAGCACAAAGGAAGCTTCCTCAATGTTCAAATAGGGTAGTTTAATGGAAAGTAGCTTTATGCTCCAAACTCAATTTGCACATTCGAATTTAGATTCTCAAATACAAATCTGTCTTCATGTCAATTCTCCGGATAGCTATCCATTGGACCATATTAGCGATGTTTTAACCGAATTAACCTACTTTACATCTTAAGACCGTTTTCAATTTTGCAGAAGGAACCTTTCTAAAATCGGTCAAATAGATTTCCCTATGTTCCATTGACAACCGGTTAAGGTTTTCCCTTTCCATAAATTCTTCCATGATTTTAAAGCTTTCGGATTCATTGTCATAACTACCCAAATGTAGCATCTGAACACATTTTCCTTCTTCAATCCGCTCAAATCCAACATTACCCAATAAAGGATTTGGTTTCCTTTTTTTAGTTAATTCAAGTATTTCAAAATAAAGCTCTTCTTCTACGAAATTGGGTTGCCGAATCATCAATTGAAAAACCAATTCGTCTTTGTTGATAGTTCCCTTGAATTCTTTTTTTGCCTCATCATTAATATCCCAAATACCTTCCAGTGGGTAAACGGTGTAATCACAATAACCCTTTGGTTGCGGTTCCATTTTTTTAAGGTTCATCTTAATTGCATACGACATTGCGTATAAAACACCCACACAATCTGAAAACAATTTGTTGTTGGGATTACCTTTCCCCTTTATAGTAATAAACTTAAATTCGGGAATGTTTATTAGCTCTGGGATAGGTTTTGGAAAGTAGATGTTCTTTTCCTTTTTTCGCCATTCGTGTTTTTGCATTCTTGAAGTCATTATGTTAGTGGAAAATGATTGTTTTAAAAAATAGTTCAATTTGGTTTAATCAATCGTAGCTTGCAGGGGCAATTGACACTTCGTTTTCCAAACTAAAGGAAAACCCATCAAGCATAGTAGGTTTCCTACCAATGTCCCTTCCCTGGCAATGCTGGGCCATCTGAACCTGAAATTGTTCCCCTTATTGTCTTTTCCTGACCAGCCGCAAGGCATTAAGAATCAAAAAAAGGCAATACTTTCCAAAATAGGCTTTTTATACGTTCTTGTTTGTTGGGATTAAATGAGTTCGGTAAATCATATGGGAAAGGAGGGCAGGAAAGAAGGAAGTGCTAATTCAAAAAATCAAAAAATGAGAACAAAACCAATCTGGAAGTCCCTTTTTTGGTAAAATCTCTCACTACCCTACCTTACAAATGTTTTGACAAATAAAACCAATCGGGAATGTGAAAGGGGTTAGGTGTGTAATTCTTTACCTAATTCAAGTGGAAATGTTTACGCCTGTTTTCCTTGGGTGCACGACCAAGGCTTTTTTAATGCCGGTTTTAGGGTGACCTTATTGTTAAAACCCACTTGGCGGCTAATTTCGGCTATTGGCGTTTCGTTGTTTTTGCTATATGGCAGTTGTGAGTGATTGTGGAGAAAAGCCGGAGGGACTAGAACCTGCCTCTTAAAACCCGAATAAATAAGGGTTTTCTGATCTTTTCAAGAAACAAGCTTACAGAATAGTTGACTTTTCTCAAGTTGAATTTAAAATTGAGGAAAAACCCCAGTTTTTCTAAGGGGAATCTACAGCAAAATCTAAGATTGGTTTGTTAATTTCAAGAGCTTCAGATTTTCTTCCAGTTACTTTTCTTTTTGTTTTGGTAAAAATCCCTAGGAATGGGGATGGGATGCTAAATATTTAATATTAAAATTTGGTTTAAATTAAAATCTGAAGCAATGCCAACTACTGAATATCATGCCTTAAAGAATTTGAAATTATACGACTTACCCGAAAATTCTAGATTATGTTGGGCCGCCTGTTTACAAATGTTTATTCATCTTCGAAGTCGAGGCAGTCAAATTCCATCTATTCGTGAACTTGTTGTAGATTATAAAAATGATACATGTTACAAAACTTATGAGACTCAAAATTCATCTGACAATATTGCGATTCACGAAAGTTGCTTGATAGATACATATGACAACTACGATATTGATTTAGAATTGTATGAAGGTAAAATCGACTTTGATTTTATAGAGAAATGGTTAAATGAAAATCATAGTCCTATTCTTGTAGGATTAAAGATGGATAAAAATAATGGCCATTTAGTTTTGGTAAGTGGTTATGCAAAATGCAGCGATACGAGATATCTACTGTTTTTTGATCCAGGAAACGGAGGATCAAGGAGATATGAGAAATTCTCTAAAGATGCATTTCTATATCAAGGAAAATATGAGCCGGTAAAATATTGGCTCGTTCCTGGGCCTTTCTATGATGTAAAAATGGTAAAAGAAAGTTTTACAAAAGAAGAATTGTTAAAAACTTATAATATAGAGAACAATAGCAATTTCAGACTCGATTTCAGTTTACCGATACATGAAATAGATTTCATCACAACATATGATATTATCAGGGGCGAGCCAAAATCAAATTATTTTCGCTTGGTTGACAATAGTACATCGGCCTTTAAAGATATTGTGCTTATGGAGCGCCATATTAACAAGTCTTGTAAGCTGACAACGCGTCCTTATGAACCAAGCAAAGCTATACCAATTAATGATTCAGTCGATAAAGCTATTTTCACTAATGAAAGTGATTACAAAGCTGATTCATTGGTTTTTCTCAATTCTCATTCTGTTCAAGCTTACATGCATACGGCAAACAACGGAAAAAAAATGATATTGCCTGTTTATTCTCCCCGAGATTATGACTTGGAGCTTAAATGGCAATCATATGAGGATTTCAAGAATAAAATTAGTTCAATTGAACCACCACATACAATCGTTTTTAATAACTAAAAATTAATAAAATTATGCACGAGAATCTTAGATTTAATATTAAACCTTCAAAAATCAATGATTGGCAACCCATCTTGGCAACTGAGTACATAGGGACTTTTTATATGATTTACATAAAATTTCTCGAGGAACCCCAAAAGATTGAGGATACATGGGTAGCACCTTGTCAATTTTTTCTTCAAAATTGGCGAGGTAGTATAACAATGGGGCTTTATTGCGGAGAAAATGAATGTAAAAATGTGGAGAAATATTTAAAAACTGAGATTGGTTTAGCTAACACTGAGGCACTTGGTTACTCTTTCAGAATACATGTTTCTGTTAAGCCTTTTTATAATGAAAATCAGGAATCACCTATAATTCAACTAAATTTTGGAAATGAGTTTGGCGAAAGAATCAAATTTGAAACCGAGGTAGATTACTACGATCCCCCAAAGGATATTTTTGATCCTGATGATGTTTCAAGTAGTAAATTTTTGCATCCATTGTTTCTTTTTAGGGAGGGAGATAACATTCAGCATGTTTACTATCGAAAAGATGATGAAGACACAGATACGAGTGTTACAACAGGAGGTAACTATGATAGATATCGAGTAAATGTAATAGAAGGCAGACCGGTGAATTTGAGCGAGAAAGGCAATAAGCCAGGATTATTTTTAGGAACGAAGAACAGTCCTACTTGTGATGCCAAGAGATCGGAGATTATCATATGATAAGGTGTTTATGTACTATCATTTTTTGTTTAGGATTTTCTTTGTCGTGTATTTCCAATAAAAAGGAAAGCTTAAGTTTAATTATGAATTTTCTTAAGTTTCGTGAATATGAGAAAGCTCATCAATTATTGAAAGATTCTGATTTAACAGAATCGATAAAAAAACAAGTTTATCAATATTATTGGGTGCATCTTAAAGGTAAAGCTGTTGAAAAAGAATTTTATAGTAGAGAGAACAATGCCTATTCCAAAATTCTACACCATTTGTATCAAGGCATGTTAATGTTTTATACAGATGGAGATGAAATTAATGCAATTAAAGAGTTTAATGAAGTTTTGGAAATCTCATTAGAGATTAAGGATGTTGCATTTGCATGTGAGTCTTTAAGACGCATTTTAGAAGTATATAATAACTTTTCTAAAACAATAAATGATAAAACATACACCTATTTTCTCAATGTTTATAAGAATTATCAAGTCGATTACTTTGAACAAGCAAGTTATGCCTATTATGAATTTCGATTAAAACAAAGATTCTATCCCACCTTGGAATTGCGTTTTGAGGATGAAGTACTAAAAAGCTATGAGCAGAAAATTCTAAGACCTAATTTTAGATCTTTATATGGAAAGTTTTTACTAACTAAGGCAACATATTTCTTTCATTACACCCGACAAAGGGACAGCGCTTTCATTTTAATTGGAATGGCAAAAGATATATTTAAAAGGTCAAAACACTTTTTAGATATTGAACGTTTCCAAGCAGCAAGCTTAAATGAGATTAATTTCAGGTTGAAATTAAATGAAGTAGATAGAGTTGAAACACTATTTTCCTTTATAAATATAGATACTACTAGGGGGTATTCTTTTAAGTTGTTGAAAAAATTTTATTTACATCACAAATGGAAGAGTTTTCAGTTAAGAGGGTTATTTGATAGTACTTATTTCTACAAAGCAGAGTATTTTGACTATGAGAATTACTTGAACCAGCGGCAGAATTTAGCTAAGATTTCCAAGTTGCAAGCAGATAAAAAGGAAAGACAAAATATTGAACTTAAAAATCAAAATCTTTTAATATCTAACAAAGCAAAAACCAACCGAAATTGGCTCATTGCAGCAGGCATAGTAATCCTTTTAGGAACAGGTATCACAGTTCTTCTACAAAAGAATACCATTAAGAAAAGACTGTTAGCGGAACAAGAAGTCCAATTAAAGCAGCAACGAGTAGAAAATCTTCTTAAAGAGCAAGAATTGGTCAGTATTGATGCCATGATTGCCGGACAGGAAAAAGAACGACAAAAAGTGGCTGGAGAGCTTCATGACGATTTGGGGAGTTTGATGGCCACGATAAAATTGCATTTCGATCATGCAAATATTTCTGAGCAAGACCCCGCCTTGCGACGTGCACAAAAACTTTTGGAAGAAGCTTATCAGAAAGTACGGAGTATGGCTCACAGCAAAAACTCTGGAGTGATGAGTGACCAAGGTTTGTTGTCGGCCCTAAAAAAAATGGCCAAAACTATTGGGGAGACCAATGCCATGGAGGTCACTGTAGAAGATTTTGGATTGGGAGAACGTATGGAAAATTCCTTGGAGCTTTCCATATTTAGAATGATACAGGAATTGGTGGCCAATGCCATAAAACATGCTGAAGCTTCCAGAGTAAATATTCAGTTGACCCAACACGAAGAGAATCTAAATATTATTGTGGAAGACAACGGCAAAGGATTTGACCGCTCGCAGTTGGATAAAGAATCCAGAGGAATGGGGCTTACCAACATCGAAAAACGCGTGGAACATCTGGAAGGAAATTTTACTGTAGACAGTGTAATTGGAAGGGGAACATCCATCTTAATCGATATACCGGTATGATAACGGTAGCCATAGCCGAGGACCATCAAGCCCTAATTGATGGTATCCGTTCTTATATCAAATATGAGGATGATATTAGCATTATCGGCCATGCCAACAATGGCAAAGAATTGCTCAAATTAGTACGGTTAAAACAACCCAAAGTGGTGCTTTGTGATATCCGTATGCCCAAATTGGACGGTATTGAAGCCACCAAAACCATTTTGAAGGAACTCCCTTATACCAAAGTAATAGCCTTCACCATGTTCGATCAGGAACAGGCTGTACAACAGATGTTGGCAGCAGGTGCTCGTGGCTATATCTTAAAGAACAGTAGTTTGGAGGTGGTTTTGGAAGCCATAAGGGAAGTGGCCTCAGGAAAAGCCTATTACGACAAAAAAATCCACCTCCCCAATGCAGAAAAAAACAGCTCTAAAAGTGTTCTTTCCTCCCGGGAACAGGAAATCCTTCAACTCATTGCCAAGGGCCGTACTTCCCATCAAATAGCAGATGAACTCTTTATTGGTAAAAGTACGGTGGATACCCATCGTAAAAATATGATACGGAAACTGGGGCTAAGCGGAGCAGGGGAATTGCTGCGCTATGCGGTGGAGAAGAAGTATGAGTTTTAGTTTTCATTATTTCGAATTGGTCAATTGTAAGGAGCACCAGCTCCTTTTTTTATTGCTAGATGCTTATAGAACGTAGATTAAGAAGGAAAATCCCTATGAATGGGGATGGTATGCCGAGGGGTAATATGGTTAGTTTACAGATAACTAGGGAATAAAATAATTCTTTAGATGTCAGTAGTTAAAATTAAAAAACACCAACCAATGAAAAATTTTATGATAAGCATTGCGCTTTTGGTTTTTATCTTTTCCTATGGCCAAGAGGTTAAAGATTCAACAAGACTTAAAGAATTAATGAATTATCACAAGAAGATCAGCGATGCCATGGAAAACTACAATCGGCTTTCTGATACTGATAAGCAAGACATATTTACAGCCTGTAGCGTTGCTGGACCCTTTTATGATTATTTGGTAGCAAAACAGGAAATTACCATGATGGAGGCAGATATCTATAATGTAGGGTTGTTGTGTGACAGATTTAAGAAAGTGGAGGAGGAAGCCAAACCAGAAACCGAAGAACGGGAAACAGAAGAAGATTATGAAGATGAAAATGAACAATCAGAAGGGCAAGTACTTCTTGCAACCGTAGATAAAGGAACAACTGTTTCGTCCGGAACTTTAATGTTAAATAAGGATGTCCCTTTTAAAAGAGTTACTGACGGAAGAGAAGGTCAGATAAAGAACTTTCTTGAAGATAAATCGGAAAAGCTTGAAATTAAAGAGGCATTTGTGCATTTTTTTAACAACAAGGCGACCACTATTTTCATTCAAGCGGTATATCATTCAAATGGTACGGAAGAGAAGCTTACTTTTTTAA
The sequence above is a segment of the Muricauda sp. SCSIO 64092 genome. Coding sequences within it:
- a CDS encoding SusC/RagA family TonB-linked outer membrane protein, whose protein sequence is MKSKLTWMLTLLLVLTMSFSFSQEKTISGNVTNQDGLVLPGVSIVVLGTTNGTQTNFDGNYTIIASQGQVLQFSYIGQVTVERTIGTANTINVQMEEDVESLDEVIVTAYGTTTKEAFTGSASVLGAEDLAIRNVTSPIAAIEGRATGVQFTSTNGQPGSTPNIVIRGVGTLTGDTDPLFIVDGIQFEGNLNTINQEDIESFTILKDAASTALYGSRAANGVVIITTKSGTRGGTQVTASMQYGLVTRAVPPFDRIGPEQYYEIMWEALKNSSAGGGDPAFASANIYNQLGYNPFNVPNDQIVGTDGRINPNAEVIYQSLDWFDVLERTGVRQNYNVNVSGGGEDHKVFFSASYLNEEGFAVTSSFERLTARLNAEFDVSDRIKMGGSANITIAEAVGPSSAGQNSIVNPFGFANNVGAVYPVYVNDLQGNLVRDEFGELVFDNGEGFAEFNIGSRPINQGRHALQELLLNDERDRDNTYGFRFFADWEILNGLNLRLNYGRDINEELEKEYENEIIGDAQPDGRYSEERARREVENFNQILTYVKSFGNHNLDITAGHESFRRTFSQNEGLATVQTASGIFEFANFSNIVDLDGLTTEKGLEGYFLRTNYNYDNKYYLSASVRRDGSSVFERDSRWGTFFSLGGSWRIDQEKFMENVSFVNSLKLRASYGEVGNDALGSVNTFGVFVDDFFISQPRFTIISNAAAPGAIFTDLGNSILRWETLENYDVALEFALFDNFLEGTVEYYRRNSSDLLIDLPIAPSNGINSFPSNTGDMFNEGWEIGLTTHLINTGDFRWDLTLQGSTFNNEITSLPTPFIQDEARWAEGRSRFDFFLWKIAGVDPDNGNQLFLMYELDENGESVPVLDANGNQMTTNNWRETERAYTGDSAVPDLLGSIANSFSYKGFSLDVLITYGIGGKVLDRGYFDIMHSGAYGRALHPDIMNAWRQPGDITNVPRMENGNPNLVRELSDRFLTDASFWSLRNVNIGYSFNRQILDVLGLNSLRVTLTGENLFLKSKRTGLDPQFEFAGAPQGNDFSPARYISMGLNVSF
- a CDS encoding helix-turn-helix domain-containing protein codes for the protein MDTSISLNTVFLMVIIIQMGLISLVFYRLFYKGTWTFQTGETSKNHAKSKSTRIKSKKNREKYSSSGLSNELVEDFGEKMVQIIENEKTYLNPNLKLSDVAKRIGLSNNQTSQVINQSFGKDFNSFINEFRIKEAAFLLEQNRHTSITEIIYQVGFNNKVTFNKAFRKSFGCTPREYMGKHFHLN
- a CDS encoding GyrI-like domain-containing protein, whose protein sequence is MTSRMQKHEWRKKEKNIYFPKPIPELINIPEFKFITIKGKGNPNNKLFSDCVGVLYAMSYAIKMNLKKMEPQPKGYCDYTVYPLEGIWDINDEAKKEFKGTINKDELVFQLMIRQPNFVEEELYFEILELTKKRKPNPLLGNVGFERIEEGKCVQMLHLGSYDNESESFKIMEEFMERENLNRLSMEHREIYLTDFRKVPSAKLKTVLRCKVG
- a CDS encoding sensor histidine kinase → MNFLKFREYEKAHQLLKDSDLTESIKKQVYQYYWVHLKGKAVEKEFYSRENNAYSKILHHLYQGMLMFYTDGDEINAIKEFNEVLEISLEIKDVAFACESLRRILEVYNNFSKTINDKTYTYFLNVYKNYQVDYFEQASYAYYEFRLKQRFYPTLELRFEDEVLKSYEQKILRPNFRSLYGKFLLTKATYFFHYTRQRDSAFILIGMAKDIFKRSKHFLDIERFQAASLNEINFRLKLNEVDRVETLFSFINIDTTRGYSFKLLKKFYLHHKWKSFQLRGLFDSTYFYKAEYFDYENYLNQRQNLAKISKLQADKKERQNIELKNQNLLISNKAKTNRNWLIAAGIVILLGTGITVLLQKNTIKKRLLAEQEVQLKQQRVENLLKEQELVSIDAMIAGQEKERQKVAGELHDDLGSLMATIKLHFDHANISEQDPALRRAQKLLEEAYQKVRSMAHSKNSGVMSDQGLLSALKKMAKTIGETNAMEVTVEDFGLGERMENSLELSIFRMIQELVANAIKHAEASRVNIQLTQHEENLNIIVEDNGKGFDRSQLDKESRGMGLTNIEKRVEHLEGNFTVDSVIGRGTSILIDIPV
- a CDS encoding response regulator, with translation MITVAIAEDHQALIDGIRSYIKYEDDISIIGHANNGKELLKLVRLKQPKVVLCDIRMPKLDGIEATKTILKELPYTKVIAFTMFDQEQAVQQMLAAGARGYILKNSSLEVVLEAIREVASGKAYYDKKIHLPNAEKNSSKSVLSSREQEILQLIAKGRTSHQIADELFIGKSTVDTHRKNMIRKLGLSGAGELLRYAVEKKYEF